One part of the Streptomyces ferrugineus genome encodes these proteins:
- the lhgO gene encoding L-2-hydroxyglutarate oxidase: MRTLAYDCDVLVIGGGIVGLSTAYAITRAAPGTRVTVLEKEPGPARHQTGRNSGVIHSGIYYRPGSLKARYAVRGAAEMVKFCAEYGIAHAVTGKLIVATEREELPRLHALVQRGRENGIPVRELGATQIAEYEPEVRGLAAIHVGTTGVCDFVGVARQLAEASGAEIRYGAEVERVDRRAELGVAVRTTRGDVVRGRVLVNCAGLYCDEVARMTGDEPEVRIVPFRGEYYSLARPELVRGLVYPVPDPAFPFLGVHLTRGIDGGVHIGPNAVPALAREGYGWGVVRPREVGATVAWPGVWRMARRHWRYGAGELRRSVSRAAFTVAVRRLLPAVTSDDLVPAAAGVRAQAVLRDGGLVDDFLIREGARAVHVLNAPSPAATASLPIGREVARRALAVLEGV, encoded by the coding sequence GTGCGGACGCTCGCTTACGACTGTGACGTGCTCGTCATCGGCGGTGGGATCGTCGGGCTGTCCACGGCGTATGCGATCACGCGTGCCGCGCCGGGGACGCGGGTGACCGTGCTGGAGAAGGAGCCGGGCCCCGCCCGGCACCAGACGGGGCGCAACAGCGGGGTCATCCACAGCGGGATCTACTACCGGCCGGGGTCGCTGAAGGCGCGGTACGCGGTGCGGGGCGCCGCCGAGATGGTCAAGTTCTGCGCGGAGTACGGCATCGCGCACGCCGTCACCGGCAAGCTGATCGTCGCGACCGAGCGGGAGGAGCTGCCGCGTCTGCACGCACTGGTGCAGCGCGGGCGGGAGAACGGCATTCCGGTGCGGGAGCTGGGCGCCACGCAGATCGCGGAGTACGAGCCCGAGGTGCGCGGACTCGCCGCGATACACGTCGGGACGACGGGCGTGTGCGACTTCGTCGGGGTCGCCCGGCAGCTCGCCGAGGCGTCCGGGGCGGAGATCCGGTACGGCGCGGAGGTCGAGCGCGTCGACCGGCGGGCCGAGCTGGGGGTCGCCGTACGGACCACGCGCGGGGACGTCGTGCGGGGGCGGGTGCTGGTGAACTGTGCCGGGCTGTACTGCGACGAGGTGGCCCGGATGACGGGGGACGAGCCGGAGGTGCGGATCGTGCCGTTCCGGGGGGAGTACTACTCGCTGGCGCGGCCCGAGCTGGTGCGGGGGCTGGTGTATCCGGTGCCGGATCCGGCGTTTCCGTTCCTCGGCGTGCACCTCACGCGCGGGATCGACGGCGGTGTGCACATCGGGCCGAACGCGGTTCCGGCGCTGGCCCGGGAGGGGTACGGGTGGGGTGTCGTACGGCCGCGGGAGGTCGGGGCGACGGTGGCGTGGCCCGGGGTGTGGCGGATGGCGCGGCGGCACTGGCGGTACGGGGCGGGGGAGCTGCGGCGGTCGGTGTCCAGGGCGGCGTTCACGGTGGCGGTGCGGAGGTTGTTGCCTGCGGTGACGTCGGATGATCTGGTGCCGGCGGCTGCGGGGGTGCGGGCGCAGGCGGTGCTGCGGGACGGGGGGCTGGTGGATGACTTTCTGATACGGGAGGGGGCTCGGGCGGTGCATGTGCTGAATGCGCCGAGTCCTGCGGCGACGGCTTCGCTGCCGATCGGGCGGGAGGTGGCTCGGCGGGCGTTGGCGGTGTTGGAGGGGGTGTGA